One window of Mucilaginibacter inviolabilis genomic DNA carries:
- a CDS encoding LytR/AlgR family response regulator transcription factor, with protein sequence MSLKCYVIDDEYHSVEILIDYIAKTEGLELKGFSTNPLTALNEVTGIDPPDITFLDVEMPELSGMEFAGMANLYTKIIFTTSFHEFALEAFEKEAFDFLLKPISYARFRRSVQRIQRMALTAKPAPEEKRNFFFVKTETKGKMVKVTINDILYVEGAQNYIKIHLLSGDVMPYLTISEIEQYLPAEQFSRIHQSFVINTDRIKAVEQTRVTLEDGSALNLGRFYKEAFLEKMNELLLKSRRKL encoded by the coding sequence ATGAGTTTAAAATGTTATGTAATCGATGATGAATACCATTCCGTCGAAATATTGATAGATTATATTGCTAAAACGGAAGGCCTTGAATTAAAGGGTTTCTCGACGAACCCACTTACCGCCCTGAATGAGGTAACAGGGATAGATCCGCCTGATATTACCTTTCTCGACGTAGAGATGCCGGAACTCTCGGGCATGGAGTTCGCCGGAATGGCCAACCTGTACACCAAAATTATCTTTACCACCTCATTTCATGAATTTGCCCTGGAAGCGTTTGAAAAGGAAGCTTTCGATTTCCTGCTGAAGCCGATAAGCTATGCACGATTCAGAAGAAGCGTCCAGCGGATCCAGCGCATGGCCTTGACAGCCAAACCCGCACCTGAGGAAAAAAGAAACTTTTTCTTTGTTAAAACGGAAACTAAAGGGAAAATGGTTAAAGTAACCATTAATGATATTCTCTATGTGGAGGGCGCCCAGAATTATATTAAAATTCATTTATTATCGGGTGACGTTATGCCTTATCTAACCATAAGCGAAATTGAACAATACCTGCCGGCAGAGCAATTCTCCAGGATCCATCAATCATTTGTCATCAATACCGACAGGATCAAGGCGGTCGAGCAAACGCGTGTGACCTTGGAAGATGGCTCCGCCTTGAACCTCGGCAGATTTTATAAAGAGGCCTTCCTGGAAAAAATGAACGAGTTGTTGCTAAAATCCCGCAGAAAACTTTAA
- a CDS encoding PRTRC system protein B: MSKDITQQFGHLYEPFKALLICRNPVKRDIYVQSFDFDVAGKPINAHPLSLQESMALARALDTSEDLQTGFLDPVGLLPKNVLYINRGRNAFALWQTPAQKVRLLFKDSLPIPNGEAHIPPMIWKAQRGTLQVYALYADVSAELNTALYKAPYFNIYEDGRVCLGTVSIQIPKDCGLEEFIRLWETYFFNSFFSHTLGGGSPVKGNIVQLWQSLVDTAEPFPADKLIPTKLTLKNLIK, translated from the coding sequence ATGAGCAAAGATATCACCCAACAATTCGGGCATTTATACGAACCGTTTAAAGCCCTCCTGATCTGCCGGAATCCTGTAAAAAGGGATATTTATGTACAGTCCTTTGATTTTGATGTTGCCGGAAAACCCATCAACGCCCATCCTTTGTCCCTGCAGGAAAGCATGGCCCTTGCCCGGGCTTTGGATACCTCCGAGGATTTGCAGACGGGCTTTTTAGACCCCGTCGGTCTGCTGCCCAAAAATGTACTGTACATCAACCGGGGGCGCAATGCTTTTGCCCTGTGGCAAACGCCCGCCCAAAAGGTGAGGCTCTTGTTTAAAGACAGCCTGCCTATTCCCAACGGGGAGGCCCATATCCCGCCCATGATCTGGAAAGCGCAGCGGGGGACGCTACAGGTGTATGCCTTATATGCCGATGTGTCTGCTGAATTGAATACCGCTTTATACAAAGCCCCTTATTTTAATATATATGAAGATGGCCGGGTTTGCCTCGGAACAGTCAGCATCCAAATCCCTAAAGATTGCGGCCTCGAGGAATTTATCCGCCTCTGGGAAACTTACTTCTTTAACAGCTTTTTCAGTCATACGCTTGGCGGGGGAAGCCCCGTAAAGGGCAATATCGTCCAGCTATGGCAAAGCCTCGTGGATACCGCTGAGCCTTTTCCCGCTGACAAATTGATCCCCACCAAATTAACGCTTAAAAACCTGATCAAATGA
- a CDS encoding toll/interleukin-1 receptor domain-containing protein, with product MNPEFPAPKVFISYAWESDAVKDWVKKLGTELRNVGIDVQLDQWHVQPGDRMALFMEMAVRTNNYVLVICTPKYKYKSENRLGGVGYEGDIMTAEVLQNSDYRKFIPILQSGDSRSAIPSWLATHFFLDFSNPLEYQKTFDELIETLLDLREKAPPLGEIPAKYQKAIREAVQKQTETNEENVPLESSVVNEAFTKEEMQNERVPLLEVDLVWHGSSRSPRGYSDKNPTEIDENGRLVTIIGAGVKPIIYWDLHWRFDFVIQNSSSFPAFNVQLESLGDVHFATIEKIANVNHIKPFDKMELKADYRQSLEGIHTAADDILKYKIPEKLEGLLLKLTYLDEQRNKHFTLVKIEENKIVNIMKRFWEVIYDDEHHKMEVIGESVDDTLLTENIVLMQHAGMKVRCNTADISTPKDNINLPNYQIENGLYQRLIKEYESKTGQRLKLW from the coding sequence ATGAACCCGGAATTTCCAGCACCTAAAGTTTTTATTTCCTATGCCTGGGAAAGCGATGCTGTCAAGGATTGGGTTAAGAAACTTGGAACGGAGCTGCGAAATGTTGGAATCGACGTGCAGTTGGATCAATGGCACGTCCAACCGGGAGACCGTATGGCGCTGTTTATGGAAATGGCTGTGCGAACGAACAATTACGTGCTGGTCATTTGCACGCCCAAGTATAAGTATAAATCAGAAAATCGTTTAGGGGGTGTCGGCTATGAAGGAGATATCATGACCGCGGAAGTTTTACAGAATTCCGATTATAGAAAGTTCATCCCTATTCTGCAATCCGGCGACAGCCGATCGGCGATCCCATCCTGGCTCGCCACTCATTTTTTTTTAGATTTTTCAAATCCGCTTGAATATCAAAAAACATTTGACGAACTCATCGAGACATTACTTGATTTGCGGGAAAAGGCGCCACCTTTAGGCGAAATTCCGGCTAAATATCAAAAAGCGATTCGAGAGGCCGTTCAAAAGCAGACTGAAACTAATGAAGAAAACGTCCCATTAGAAAGTTCCGTCGTTAATGAGGCCTTTACCAAAGAGGAAATGCAAAATGAACGTGTTCCATTGCTGGAGGTCGATCTGGTTTGGCATGGCAGTTCCAGGTCACCAAGAGGCTACAGTGATAAGAACCCGACGGAAATAGACGAAAATGGAAGATTAGTTACCATCATAGGCGCTGGTGTAAAACCCATCATTTATTGGGATCTGCACTGGCGGTTTGATTTCGTTATTCAAAACAGCTCCAGTTTTCCCGCTTTCAATGTTCAACTCGAATCCCTGGGCGATGTCCATTTTGCTACAATTGAAAAAATAGCCAATGTTAACCACATCAAGCCTTTTGACAAAATGGAGCTCAAAGCCGATTACAGACAATCCCTGGAAGGAATACACACAGCCGCAGATGATATTCTAAAATACAAAATCCCTGAAAAGCTGGAAGGATTGCTGTTAAAATTGACCTATCTTGATGAGCAGCGGAATAAACATTTCACATTGGTGAAAATTGAAGAAAACAAAATAGTTAATATTATGAAACGTTTCTGGGAAGTGATTTATGACGATGAACATCATAAAATGGAGGTTATTGGCGAAAGTGTTGACGATACCTTATTGACCGAAAATATTGTTCTAATGCAGCATGCCGGCATGAAGGTACGTTGCAATACAGCCGATATCTCCACCCCGAAAGACAACATCAATCTACCAAACTACCAGATTGAAAATGGGCTCTATCAACGATTAATTAAGGAATATGAAAGTAAAACTGGTCAGCGATTAAAATTGTGGTAA
- a CDS encoding sensor histidine kinase — protein sequence MTNGLQFKGSVPGKLKGKLLFKHVLGWAIFITYEVSFIGFSAGVFSPLKDYVCYYGLNIVLFYFHAHVLLAEGIKYKRSYLVIPVFIVLELSAYLVLKYGLDDFLAYPHGHFPGREVYIKKLLVPNLFRGIYMAGVSTLYWSVVRLVVFTKRVYQTENNQLIILKEKAELERNLAEAMNAYLQQQINPHFLFNTLTFIHNTYYKYSEEASQCVLLLVDIMRFSLEDVDIGGKTALDKEIEQIQNFIELNQLRFDYELYIDFNTDGDMEERQVIPLILLTLTENIFKHGNLKVKHAEAKLHIAMNDQNELRFYSWNLKKHQPENKRLRSIGIKNVIKRLEYNYQHRYRLDIKDEDDGFGVELTIQL from the coding sequence ATGACAAACGGATTGCAATTCAAAGGCAGCGTACCCGGGAAACTAAAAGGTAAACTGTTGTTTAAACATGTACTGGGATGGGCGATTTTTATCACTTATGAAGTAAGTTTTATTGGTTTCAGCGCAGGCGTATTTTCGCCTTTAAAAGATTATGTCTGTTATTACGGCTTGAATATAGTGTTGTTCTATTTCCACGCGCATGTACTATTAGCTGAAGGAATAAAGTACAAGCGGTCTTACCTGGTTATACCCGTGTTTATCGTGTTGGAACTGTCGGCCTATTTGGTCCTGAAATATGGCCTGGATGATTTCCTGGCTTATCCGCACGGACACTTTCCTGGCAGGGAGGTGTATATCAAGAAGTTATTGGTTCCCAATCTTTTTCGCGGTATTTATATGGCCGGGGTGAGCACGCTTTACTGGTCCGTTGTCAGGCTGGTTGTATTCACCAAACGGGTCTACCAAACTGAAAACAATCAGTTGATTATTCTGAAGGAAAAAGCCGAACTGGAACGGAACTTAGCAGAGGCAATGAATGCCTATCTTCAACAACAGATCAACCCGCACTTTCTTTTCAATACGCTTACTTTTATTCATAATACTTATTATAAATATTCCGAAGAAGCCTCGCAATGTGTATTGTTACTGGTTGACATTATGCGCTTTTCCCTGGAGGATGTAGATATCGGGGGTAAAACGGCGCTTGATAAGGAGATCGAACAAATACAGAACTTCATTGAGCTTAACCAGCTTAGGTTCGATTATGAACTGTATATCGACTTCAATACCGATGGAGACATGGAAGAACGGCAGGTCATTCCGCTGATCCTGCTAACGCTTACCGAAAATATTTTTAAGCATGGTAATCTGAAGGTGAAACATGCGGAAGCAAAATTGCACATTGCTATGAACGATCAAAACGAATTGAGGTTCTATAGCTGGAACCTTAAAAAGCATCAGCCGGAAAACAAACGGTTGAGGTCTATCGGAATTAAAAATGTGATTAAGCGTTTAGAGTATAACTATCAACATCGCTATCGGCTTGATATTAAAGATGAGGACGATGGCTTTGGTGTGGAATTAACCATTCAACTATGA
- a CDS encoding KAP family P-loop NTPase fold protein gives MENSQEPYLIKLRKFLTHKYFLSYCLPVVLYLIFHKQLEGFLSIVLVRPFLSEIGPSATDDWIFLAVAVYIFLLFITRTWSFVPSVKAWFIQLIFALAYIYYRFHPAVWVFHHLHYTEKLFYADILLEITFLNGLLILLRLFKLKPVNGKSGFYDDSPLGETKKDDLGYETYVKSLVTKISNTQSDSAIAIGINGKWGSGKTSFFDLMKRNMKSDRVVVINFDPWNSHSPKAIIKDFFDTIQKAIRPYHTQLPGLINTYTDKLISLHSEGWGKFSKELKSILIPDESLNALYEEINSSLKAIDKKIIIYIDDLDRLDKDEIAEVIRLVRNTANFNNTFFIVAYDRNYVLSAIKALNAHNHTHFLEKIFQIEVNLPYFDSAKIQRKLADTLKSYYAADYHNAIENEIMGTGSSQPNYFEGWIETLRDVTRLSNGLILNLDNLVNEVVFSEFLRLEILRLKFPAVYEVLYKQSGTFLTTEGKNVEGYGLKTIADERGSAVGLTKDDFELELYLKNNSDNLAVEAQEIRKIIELIDGIFGTSPLTARFRSHLSIVFPSRFDLYFSYRLLDGALSEMEFSTARKAGLTSFKLQIDKWNEAGLTIKVLSRFIQVRVFDNRQDFETIVEAIFYFSRQVIDGKPFGFEEMPLSNLLSDDSGHISKKFYDDNQDDYANFLRRLFKEAVSPYRFEAKFLEHLNKSYEDSFPIKKEERLSMVLDYFRNYVAQLKKWDSGVWELFYSCAYKDWTPVGANTFNGTTVYSEESKEIIISAMEQHLKSFLNFIIVDAPYGRGGHYISEIIVTIFGSYERFGEFLNTTDDKTDGVLAEFKEFYGQLAAGEFKKAVPFKFKKIKPITRSGN, from the coding sequence TTGGAAAATTCTCAGGAGCCCTATTTAATTAAGTTAAGAAAGTTTTTAACCCATAAATATTTTTTATCCTACTGTTTGCCTGTAGTCCTATACCTGATATTTCACAAGCAACTCGAGGGTTTTCTTTCTATCGTTTTAGTCAGGCCTTTTCTTTCCGAAATCGGACCATCGGCTACAGATGACTGGATTTTCCTGGCAGTCGCGGTTTATATATTCTTATTATTCATTACAAGGACATGGAGCTTTGTTCCCTCTGTGAAAGCCTGGTTTATCCAACTGATTTTCGCTTTAGCTTATATTTATTATAGGTTCCATCCGGCAGTATGGGTATTCCACCATCTGCATTATACTGAAAAGCTTTTCTACGCGGACATTTTACTGGAGATTACGTTTCTAAATGGCTTGTTAATCCTGCTGAGATTATTTAAGTTAAAACCTGTTAATGGTAAATCAGGATTTTATGACGATTCTCCTTTAGGGGAAACCAAAAAAGACGATCTGGGTTATGAAACCTATGTTAAATCGTTAGTCACCAAGATCTCCAATACCCAGTCTGATTCTGCTATCGCCATTGGGATTAACGGGAAATGGGGAAGCGGCAAGACTTCTTTCTTTGATCTCATGAAGAGAAATATGAAAAGCGACCGGGTTGTTGTCATTAATTTTGATCCATGGAACTCCCATAGTCCGAAAGCTATCATCAAAGATTTCTTTGATACCATTCAAAAAGCGATCCGGCCTTACCATACCCAATTGCCGGGTCTGATCAATACCTATACTGATAAACTGATCAGTTTACATTCCGAGGGCTGGGGTAAATTTTCAAAAGAATTAAAAAGCATTCTTATTCCGGATGAATCCTTAAACGCCCTGTATGAAGAGATCAACAGCTCACTAAAAGCAATCGATAAGAAAATTATAATTTACATAGATGACCTTGACCGCCTGGACAAGGACGAAATTGCGGAAGTGATCCGCTTGGTACGAAATACAGCCAATTTCAATAATACATTTTTTATCGTGGCATACGACCGGAATTATGTGCTTTCGGCAATTAAGGCACTAAATGCCCATAACCACACTCACTTTTTGGAGAAGATCTTCCAGATTGAGGTTAACCTGCCCTATTTTGATTCCGCTAAAATTCAAAGAAAACTGGCAGATACACTTAAGAGTTATTATGCTGCTGACTATCATAACGCGATTGAAAACGAAATAATGGGAACCGGATCCTCCCAACCCAATTACTTTGAGGGCTGGATAGAAACTTTAAGAGACGTCACCCGCCTTTCCAATGGGTTAATACTGAACCTGGACAACCTGGTAAATGAGGTCGTATTTTCCGAGTTCCTCCGTTTAGAAATTCTCCGGTTGAAATTTCCAGCAGTTTATGAGGTACTATACAAGCAGTCCGGAACTTTCCTGACGACTGAAGGTAAAAATGTGGAGGGGTATGGCCTGAAGACCATTGCCGATGAAAGAGGCAGCGCAGTCGGATTGACAAAGGATGACTTTGAGCTTGAACTTTATTTAAAAAACAACAGCGACAATCTGGCCGTTGAAGCCCAGGAGATCAGGAAAATTATCGAACTCATCGATGGCATATTTGGGACAAGCCCGTTAACAGCAAGATTCAGGAGCCATTTGTCTATCGTATTCCCCAGCCGGTTCGACCTGTATTTTTCCTATCGCTTACTGGACGGGGCATTATCTGAAATGGAGTTTTCGACAGCCAGGAAAGCAGGCTTAACTAGTTTTAAACTACAAATTGACAAATGGAATGAAGCCGGGTTAACTATTAAAGTATTGAGTAGATTTATACAGGTCAGGGTATTCGATAATCGGCAGGATTTCGAAACCATAGTGGAAGCAATATTTTATTTTTCACGCCAGGTCATCGATGGTAAACCTTTTGGATTTGAAGAAATGCCATTATCGAATCTGCTAAGTGATGATAGTGGCCATATCTCGAAGAAATTCTATGATGACAACCAGGACGATTACGCTAATTTCCTGAGAAGACTATTTAAGGAAGCTGTATCACCATACAGGTTTGAGGCCAAATTTTTAGAACACCTGAACAAATCATACGAGGATTCATTCCCCATCAAAAAAGAAGAAAGATTGTCAATGGTGCTGGATTATTTCAGAAACTATGTAGCTCAATTAAAAAAATGGGACAGCGGTGTGTGGGAACTTTTCTATTCCTGCGCATATAAAGACTGGACACCAGTTGGAGCCAATACCTTTAATGGAACAACAGTATATTCCGAGGAGTCTAAAGAAATCATCATTTCAGCCATGGAGCAACACTTGAAATCTTTCTTAAATTTCATCATTGTTGATGCCCCATATGGAAGAGGCGGTCATTATATCAGTGAAATTATCGTCACTATTTTTGGAAGCTATGAACGTTTCGGGGAGTTTCTAAACACAACAGATGATAAAACTGACGGAGTTTTGGCTGAATTCAAAGAATTTTACGGTCAGCTGGCAGCCGGAGAATTTAAAAAAGCGGTTCCTTTTAAATTCAAAAAAATCAAACCCATAACCCGGTCTGGAAACTAA
- a CDS encoding PRTRC system protein E, with translation MTTNFFQNIASLNVPGIWKIGITTDEQGNIKIMGLFNIHNNGTQAAKVVPPFILGGTPEEMDNTFFDTIANPVKETAGIFHNMEDYRKGLDKAKNLSKASGGENAAKTTASAVDKAADQEIPVPKTEKKKAYEIAMKAIAELNADCRYEEAILLIPAVEEYPEKATELKNLRTDLNRKKEQLAQIKLL, from the coding sequence ATGACCACTAACTTTTTTCAAAATATAGCAAGCCTCAACGTTCCAGGAATCTGGAAAATAGGCATCACCACCGACGAACAGGGCAATATCAAGATCATGGGTTTATTCAATATCCATAACAACGGCACACAGGCCGCCAAAGTCGTCCCGCCATTTATTTTGGGCGGTACGCCCGAAGAGATGGACAACACCTTTTTTGATACGATAGCCAATCCCGTAAAGGAAACCGCAGGCATTTTTCATAACATGGAGGATTACCGCAAAGGACTGGACAAGGCGAAGAACCTCTCCAAAGCCTCTGGTGGCGAGAATGCCGCCAAAACAACGGCATCTGCGGTTGACAAGGCAGCCGATCAGGAAATACCTGTTCCCAAAACGGAAAAGAAAAAGGCCTATGAAATCGCCATGAAAGCCATTGCCGAACTGAATGCGGACTGTAGGTACGAGGAGGCGATCCTACTGATCCCCGCTGTGGAGGAATATCCCGAAAAGGCGACGGAACTCAAAAACCTGCGGACTGACCTCAACCGCAAAAAGGAGCAACTGGCTCAAATCAAACTCTTGTAA
- a CDS encoding PRTRC system protein C yields the protein MFSDLLPRVFIHEENGQEITLTDPDHNLSPKEVCDFYSTLYAILTTAKIVGPEFKNDKAEYRFITTLGTKG from the coding sequence ATGTTCAGCGACTTATTACCACGGGTTTTTATCCATGAGGAAAACGGGCAGGAGATCACCTTAACTGACCCTGATCATAACCTCAGCCCCAAAGAGGTGTGCGATTTCTACAGCACCCTCTACGCCATTCTGACCACCGCCAAGATCGTCGGGCCGGAATTTAAGAACGATAAAGCGGAATACCGCTTTATCACCACTTTAGGAACAAAAGGATAA
- a CDS encoding PRTRC system ThiF family protein produces the protein MKSLPAIHFTDDALLNPTNPITVNLIGAGGTGHRVLAELVRMHVSLIALGKPGLQVNLFDDDVITGANLGRQLFAPAEIGHFKSVILINRINRFNGTNWKAVPERYSSKTLHLLPALGKANIFITCVDTVSARFDIAAALRKVCNHCRNDRAKPFYWMDFGNSRFTGQLLLATLTEIRQPESERFRTVAALPKVTDEFKALLEAVDDDDEPSCSQAEALRKQDLYINTALAVFGAELLWQLLSDGMIAHRGLFLDIKNFKTAALKVD, from the coding sequence ATGAAATCTTTACCCGCTATCCATTTTACCGATGATGCGCTGCTGAATCCAACGAATCCCATAACCGTCAACCTCATCGGGGCGGGGGGAACGGGTCACCGTGTGCTCGCAGAACTCGTCCGTATGCATGTTTCCCTGATCGCCCTCGGCAAGCCCGGCTTACAGGTCAATCTCTTTGATGATGACGTCATCACCGGGGCGAACCTCGGGCGGCAGCTTTTTGCGCCGGCTGAAATTGGTCATTTTAAGTCGGTTATCCTCATTAACCGTATCAATCGCTTTAACGGTACGAACTGGAAAGCGGTTCCTGAACGTTACAGCTCCAAAACGCTGCACCTGCTGCCCGCCCTCGGGAAGGCCAACATCTTTATTACCTGCGTGGATACCGTGAGCGCCCGGTTTGATATCGCCGCCGCTCTCCGAAAGGTGTGTAACCATTGCCGGAATGACCGGGCAAAGCCTTTTTACTGGATGGATTTCGGCAACAGCCGTTTTACCGGGCAGTTGCTCTTAGCGACCCTTACGGAGATCAGGCAGCCGGAATCGGAACGTTTCAGGACGGTTGCAGCCCTGCCTAAAGTGACGGATGAGTTCAAAGCGCTTTTAGAGGCTGTGGATGATGACGACGAACCGAGCTGCTCACAGGCGGAAGCACTCCGGAAGCAGGACTTGTATATCAATACCGCTTTGGCGGTGTTTGGTGCGGAACTGCTATGGCAGCTGCTGAGCGATGGCATGATAGCCCATCGTGGCCTGTTCCTGGATATCAAAAATTTTAAAACTGCTGCCTTGAAAGTGGACTGA